A window of Pedobacter lusitanus contains these coding sequences:
- a CDS encoding DEAD/DEAH box helicase, with the protein MLFEELNLIEPILKALQAEGYTNPTPIQEQSIPTILTSRDLLGCAQTGTGKTAAFAIPMLQLLNKEHQNTKGHRPIRALVLTPTRELAIQIEESFKAYGKNLSLRHLVIFGGVGQKAQTDALHRGVDILIATPGRLLDLMNQGFINLKDIEIFVLDEADRMLDMGFIHDVKKTIAKLPAKRQTLFFSATMPAEIQKLANTILTNPLKVEVTPVSSTAEKIEQSIYYVEKNDKKNLLIHILKDKTITTALVFTRTKHGADRIVKDLIKVGVKAEAIHGNKSQNARQRALTNFKAKTTRILVATDIAARGIDVDELTHVINYELPNVPETYVHRIGRTGRAGNSGVSFSFCDGEEKEYLDDIEKLIALKIPVQEDHPYALSWQSLMSGAAAAKVKGKSKPSRGGRQDRTEPKPNLSGAKRTPGNGGGGNRRFNGSRPKAKKD; encoded by the coding sequence TTGTTATTCGAAGAATTAAACCTGATTGAGCCTATTTTAAAAGCGCTGCAAGCAGAGGGTTATACTAACCCAACCCCTATACAAGAACAATCTATCCCTACTATATTAACCAGCAGAGACTTATTGGGCTGTGCACAAACCGGAACTGGTAAAACAGCGGCCTTTGCAATCCCTATGCTGCAATTGCTGAATAAAGAACACCAGAACACTAAAGGCCACAGACCTATCCGTGCATTGGTATTAACCCCTACACGTGAGCTTGCCATTCAGATTGAAGAAAGTTTCAAGGCTTATGGTAAAAATCTTTCTTTACGCCACCTCGTTATTTTTGGCGGTGTCGGACAAAAAGCGCAGACTGATGCTTTACACCGCGGTGTAGATATTCTGATCGCCACACCAGGCCGATTGCTGGATTTAATGAATCAGGGTTTCATCAATCTTAAAGATATTGAAATCTTTGTACTGGATGAAGCGGACAGAATGCTCGATATGGGATTCATCCACGACGTTAAAAAAACGATTGCAAAATTACCTGCTAAAAGACAAACCCTGTTTTTCTCAGCCACTATGCCTGCAGAAATTCAGAAATTAGCCAATACGATTTTAACTAATCCGTTAAAAGTAGAAGTAACACCAGTTTCTTCAACTGCAGAAAAGATTGAGCAATCAATCTATTACGTAGAAAAAAATGATAAAAAGAATCTTTTAATCCATATTCTTAAGGATAAAACGATTACTACTGCCCTGGTATTTACCCGTACAAAACATGGCGCAGACCGTATCGTTAAAGACCTGATTAAAGTCGGTGTAAAAGCTGAAGCCATTCATGGTAATAAATCACAGAATGCAAGACAAAGAGCTTTAACCAATTTTAAAGCGAAAACAACACGTATTCTGGTGGCTACTGATATTGCAGCACGTGGTATTGATGTGGATGAACTGACGCACGTCATCAACTATGAATTGCCTAATGTTCCGGAAACTTATGTACACAGAATTGGCCGTACAGGCCGTGCCGGTAACAGCGGGGTTTCATTCTCATTCTGTGACGGAGAAGAAAAAGAATACCTGGACGATATCGAAAAATTAATTGCCCTTAAAATCCCTGTTCAGGAAGATCATCCTTATGCATTAAGCTGGCAAAGTCTGATGTCAGGCGCTGCAGCGGCAAAAGTAAAAGGGAAAAGTAAACCTTCAAGAGGTGGCCGTCAGGATAGAACTGAGCCTAAACCAAACCTTAGCGGTGCAAAAAGGACTCCTGGTAATGGTGGCGGAGGAAACCGCAGATTTAATGGTTCAAGACCAAAAGCGAAAAAAGATTAA